The genomic stretch CTTAACCATTTCGAAGGGGTACTTGGCAACGTCTGGTCTTTCTTAAAAAGAAAGGAGGTACGAATGTAAAATTTTCATTTGATTTTAGGTGTAGAAAAAATGAGTATTTTGAAATTAATAAATTAGTTATATGAATTTAAATAATATGAGATATTTGAATGTTTTGTTGACATTGATCGTAACATGCGTTTTCACGATTTCTTGTTCTAAAGAATATTGTTCCATAAATGCTGAGGTAAATGGTATTAAATTGATAAAATTTCCGCAAGAAACAATAGGTGTTATGGCAGGAAATACAGAACAATATAATTCATTTTCAAGATCGTTATCTTTCTTGAAAGATAGTTTATGGCCGGGAGCAACTGGGCATACGTTGATCTATGAAACAGATGAAATCACGTCCTTACAAGGGTTAGAAAGGTACATATATTTAGGATCGTTATTGAAAGGAGGATCTTTAGAAACTCAGAGATACCAAGTGTTAACAAATAGAGTTGAACCGATAACTATTTCGTATTCTTTTCCAGCTAAATTTGTCGTAGATGAAATTGGAAGACCTTCTCTTTCAGCAATGCGACAATCTATTGTTAATACTATGAATAATAATGGTATGTCTGGCAAACAGCTAGTCTCGTTTAGTTATGATATAAATCAGTTTACCTATTATGATGAATTGAAATTGACATTTGCTTCAAATATTAATGTTGCAAGTATTCTTAATATAACAGTGGATGCTGCAAAAGGAAAGATTGCGCATAAAACAGGATTGATTGCTAAATTTATTCAAAAGAATTTTACCGTTGACATGGATATACCTTTAGATGGAAATTTATTATTAGACAATGATACAATTAATTTAATGGAAGGATTTTCTCCTGTTTACATCAGCTCTATAACTTATGGTAGAATGGGAGTTATTACAATGGAATCGAATTATGGTTATAATGAAGTTCGGTTAGCAGTAAAAGCAGCATTTGATGCTAAAATAGTAAATGGAAATATTAGTATCTCAAATGAATATAAAAAAATTATTGACGAGTCTAATATTAAAATATACATGGTAGGAGGTGATGGTAGTGGAATTGCAGAGTCGGTTGAGGGTTTTGCGGCTTTTAAGAAATATATTATTGATGGCGGTTATTATTCTCCAGAAGTTCCAGGTGTTCCAATAGCTTTTACTGCGAGTTATTTGATGGATAATTCTCCTGTTTATACAAAATTCAAAATTAATATTCCGAATTAAAGTAATGTGTTGATTTAATTTTACTAAATATGAGTGTAATGAAGAAAATACTTACATTTTTTATGTTATTATTGATTTTGTGTGCTTGTGAGACTCGTTTGACAGATAACACAGATCAAGATATATTTGATTTCCCTAAATATCGAGAAGGAGTGATTAATATTAATACTCATAATTACATGCCAAGTATGGCAAAGGAAAAGATTGGGGTGACAAATGAGAGGTCTTCTGATTCGGAAATATTATCGAGAGTAACAGAGGTTCTTAAAGATAGTTTGTGGAAAGATGATTTTGGGCGAACTATTTATGCTCAAGCAGATGAATCTCTTATTTTGCCAAACCTTCAGAGATATATTTTCCCGGGTTCACTATTAAGAGGGAACTCTATTTCTGATTGTAATTATACTCCTATTACAGCAACGATTAATCCTATAACAGTTTCAGTTTCTTTTCCAGCGAAAACTGTTGTTGGAACAATTAATCATCCATCCTTGTCTGCGACAAGGAGTTTTGTGAATGAAGTTTTGCAACAAGAGGAAACAGTACAGCAAAATGCATCATTGAATTTTAGTATTGATCAGTTTACCTCGTATGACGAGTTGAGAATGGCTTTTGGTTCCAATGCGAAAACAAGTGCTTTATTTTTTGGGAATTCCTCATCTTCTTCAGAGAAAGTTCATAAAATATCGAAAAAGACTGGTTTATATGTGAGATTTGTTCAACGGAATTTTACAATAGACATGGACATTCCATCATCTGGTAGTCTGATTAGTGGAACTCTGACAGCCAATCAAACTGGAGGCTATTCTCCTGTATATGCAGCTTCTGTTACTTATGGAAGAATGGGAATTATGGCTATTGAGTGGAAAATCCACTCAAAGTAGTCCCCTTAATTCACAGTAATTTGACCCCTGTTAAATTTTCCCATTCTCCCTTCTGTTTATTCTTGTTTTCTTCGTATTCTTCCTGTCCGTTATGCCGGGTTCTACATTAAATTTCGTTTACAAATATAACGATTATTTTTTACTTTTACATTTCCGCAGCGACTCCCCGAAGAGTTCAATGCGTATGGCCTGATGCACAATTCTGTCCAGAACGGCATCGGCAATCGTCTTTTCTCCAATAACGTCATACCAGTCTTTTACCGGTACCTGTGATGTTATGATGGTAGATTTTTTACCATGCCTGTCCTCTATGATATCCATCAGATTCATCCGCCCCTGGGAATCGAAAGGTTGTATACCAAAATCATCCAGTATAAGCATATCCAACCTTTCGATTTTCTTGAGTTCTTGCAGGATTGTACCTTTTGCCTTGGCAACCTTAAGCATCCCCATAAGTCTGGATGTATTGGCATATAACACTTTATATCCTTTTTGGCAAGCCTGGAAGCCAAAAGCTGTTGCCAGATAACTTTTACCTGTTCCGGCGCTTCCGGTAATAAACAGGTCTTTGCGCTCTCTGACAAAAGTCAGGTCGGCCAAACGCAGGGTAAGGTTCTTGTCCAGCCCCCTTTCCACCGAGAAGTCTATTTCTTCAATGGTGGCCTTGTATCTGAAGGAGGCCTGACGGATAGCCCTCTCTACCGCACGGTTTCTGCGGTCATCCCATTCACTTGAAACCAGCCATGAGACGAACTGGTCGGTAGTCATACTCTCTGTCCGATGTGTTTCCAAACTTGTTTTAAAGGCATAATACATACCTTTAAGGTTCATTCCTAACATCTTTTCCAATGTATCCTGATTCATTTCCATATTGCATCTGGTTGGTTTATTGATAATATTCTTTTCCTCTGATATTCTCATGGGAAGGCATCTCCGTTTCTTGCCCGGCACTGTCTTCCAACGGGAACTCATCCTGCCGGTTGTTAAGGATGCGCTCAATGATGGGGTAATTGTACAGACCGTAACTTGTAGCCCAACGACAGGCATTGGTCAGTCGGGTGTTGCCGACCCTGCGTGCGAAGCTAAGAATGCCCTGGCACGATTTATAGGCTTGCTCCGGATGTTTTTTCTCTTCCATCACCCGACGGATATATGCCTCCACGTCCGGATGGATAGCTGCCGCCTCATGTATAAATTTGTCCGGGTTCCATTCCGTGATATAGCGATGGTGTGAAGCCAGATGCTCTTCCAGGGTCGTGTACCGGCAACGGGCCCTGTTGCGGGTATGGGTGGCAATCAGCTCGTAGCCGTAATAGATGCATACCTGGCGTGAGGTATATGACAGGATGACTTTCTTGCCTATATAGCGGCAAGGCACGCTGTAGTAATGGGCATCTTCCCCCAGGCGGACATGGCCGTTTTTCATCACGGTAGCCCTGTAACGATGCCTGAGTTCAAAGCGGATGGGATTTAGTTTGCGCAGGGAATCACGTTCTATCTCCTCGAACTGTTCCCGCCGACTGTATTTGCGGCCTGTGAGCGGAGTGTTGTTATGGAGTTCCAATGCCACGCGGATAGCCGCGTTCAGTGAATCCAGGTCATAAAACTCGCGTTCCTGTATCTTGGGATAGATACTGCGGTAAATCAGTTTAACGGCACCTTCCACCAGCGCCTTGTCACGTGGCTTGTAAGCCCTGGCGGGGATTACGGTACAGCCGTAATGTTCGGCAAAAGCGGCAAAGTCTTCATTCAGGATAGCCTCGTATTTACTGCTCTTGGTAACGGCAGACTTGAGATTATCCGGGATGATGGCGGAGGGAACTCCCTGGTAGTATAACAGGGCGTTTTCCGAAGCACGGATCAAGTCCTCTTTTTTCTGGCTCATGACAGCTTCCACATAGGTTAACTGGCTGCAAGGAAGAATCGCGACAAAAACCTCCACAGGAATGATTTCTCCCGTATCAAGGTCGATGATGGAAAGTTTGTCGCCGGCGAAGTCTATGAACATTTTATCACCGGCTTTATGCTCAAGATGCATGATGGGACGGCTGCAGGCTATATATTGCTGAATCAGAATATAGAAGCGGGTGCGTCCGTAGCCATCCGGATGGGAAGAAAGGTACTCGCGATGCAATGCCTCGCGGGTAACACCTTTCTTCTTAAGCCGCTTGCAATACTCGGGTAACAACGACTTTAGTTCTCCCAGCCGTTCACTTTCCGTCTTTACTCTGCTCTTTTCGTGGAATAACTTTGAGAGTTCCTGGTCCGGCAGGGACAACATCTGCTCATAATCCAAACCGCTACGTTGAAATACTTGTAAGTATTTCTTGACCGTGTTGCGAGAGACGCTTAACATACTGCTGATACTTTTGGTCCCATGACCCTGGGAGTAACAGCGTAACACTTGACGAATCTTTTCCATTCCTAATTGTTTATTGGGCATAAATGACTTTTATTTGTTTTTAACAAACAAAATAGAATTATAGACCGGATAAACAAAAATCAAACTCACTTTTGGGGGATCATTTTAAAGTGAATTTAAGGGATCACTTTCGAGTGAATTTAGGGGATCACTTTAAAGTGGACGGAAGGGGGCAAATATGAGTGAATTTTCCACCGTCTACCCGCAGAGAAAAATCGGCATAATAACGGTTGTTATAGATATAGTTCAGGTTGGCCGCCAGGCCCATGCTTCGCATCGTCGATTGGTTGCCACCAGGCTTACCGTTTTCCTGATATTGACGGGCAGAAGCCAAAAAGTGGACATCCTCATCCATAAATCCCTCGGCGTCAAAACTATAGCTACGATTGTTCCGTTCCCTCAAAGAGTAGTCCACACCCAAATAAATCTGGTGTTTATCGGCAAAGGTTTCGGAATAGGCCAGGTTGATACTGCCGTCATAATTGTTTCCCTTTCCGGTGGAATACTTATACTGCCCTCTTCTGAGAAAACCGTCCGTAGTCTTATATTCAGCAGATTGGAAGAAGGTATGTTCGGCGGGCAAAAAATAATCGGAGGTATTGTCGGTGGATGAAATGCCGACCTGCCCGCGAAGGGTAAGCCCTTTCAGTACCTGCCACTCAACAGAGAAATTATTGCTCAAACTTGTATAACCCGATTTATTAAAGCTGTTCAAGGTCGCGTCATACAGCGGATTAGCTTCTCCTGTTTGCCCCGGACTACCGGAGAAATGCTCGAATGTTTTTACTAATTTGCCGTTTGCATCATACGGCGAATTGTAGGGCTGTTGCTTTACATAGTCACTGAAAGTGCCGTATTTGCTTTCTGAACTTCTGGAAAGGCCATACGTCGTACTATTCCTGAATATCAAGTTTTTGACGCTATACATCAAGGTGATGGAACCGTTGAAATTCGAGCGGTAAGAATCTTTCATGGCTCCGCGCGTATCGTTGTAAGCACCGGAAATACTCCAGCGGAATTCCCGGCTACCGCCTTCCAAACGCAGGTTGTAGCGCATTCCGGAGCCCACCCGCAAAGGCTTGCTCAACCAATCGACATCCGTCCCTCCGACCACTTCCCTCAATCTCCTGGCATAAGTGTTTTTATAGGTCATATCGGAAGATGGTGAATCCATGTTATACAATCCCAAGTCCCACTCCAATTGTAACTTCTCAGCGGCATTCAGCATATCATAAGAGGTCAGGTCAGGAATTTCAAGGTTTACGCCCACTTCTGCATTCACCCGCATTTTACCGGCTTCCGGCTTTTTGGTAACCACGACAATGACTCCGTTGGCCCCTCTCGAACCGTAAATGGCAGTAGCCGCCGCGTCTTTCAGTATGTTGATGGATTCGATTTCCTCGTCGTTATAGTCCATCAGACGCTCCAGACCGATTTCAAAACCGTCCATAATAATCAGCGGCGTATTTACCGAATTATCGGCAAGTGCATTATATTCGGAAACACTCATCGGCAGGGAGGAGTTACCGCGGATATTGATTTGCGGCAAAGTATTCGGGTTACTGCCGGAGTAGTTGTCCTCTGTCAAGTTGATAGACACATCTATGTTTTTCAGTGTCTGCAAGAGGTTTTGTCCCCGGAATAGTTTCAGCTGTTCATTGGTAACCGTACTCACGGATCCTGTATAGCTTTCCCTGGCCTTTTTGAAGATACCGGTCACCACCACTTCGTCCATTTCCGTAGCATCTTCCTCCATAACCACCATCAAAGGTTTCGCGTCATTCACCCTGATTTCTTTAATTTTCATCCCGACAAACGAGAAAATCAGCACATGTTCCCTATTGTCCGGCAAAGTCAGACGGAATTTTCCATCCGCATCGGTAACTCCCCCCAATTGCGTACCTTTCAACAAAATCGTCACTCCGGGTAAAGGCATTCCGCCCTTATCCTTGACCGTACCGGTCACGGTAAGTTCCTTTCCCGCCTCTTGAGGAGCAACTAATTTCGGAGAAATGACAATGACATCATCCTCCAACCGATACCACAAACCGGTATTTTTCAGACATTCCGCCAGAATATCGCTCAAATCCCGGTCTTCCACCTGTACGCTGACTTTTCCCACATGACGGAGTTCATTGCTACTATACATGAACTCATACCCGGACAAGCGGGTTATTTCCTGGAAAATCTCGGGCAAAGTCTTGTTCTTTGCATCCAAGGTCAAGCGGGTCTGAGAGTGCGTCCGAGCAGATACCGTTGACAATCCCAAAATCAGCAAGCAAACACAAATTTTCATAGTCAAATACATTTTCCAAACGATATCAGGCCACGACCCGATATCCAAATCCCGATTTTTTTTCATAAATTTGTTGTGTTAAAATTAATAATGGCCATTTGCACGATGGCGTTAATAATTCTATTCCGGGAAGATGCTGCACACATCTTCCTGTTTTGTTATTCAGCAAATACCTCAATCGCACGCCCGTCCTGCACAAAACGGATATGCGTCGTGAGTTCCAGTTTGTTCAATACCTGGTCCAGATTCCTGTACTTCGGCAGATTTCCGGTAAAACGGATTTCTCTGACCTCCGCATCCCGGAGAATAAATTCCACGTCATACCAACGCCCCAATTTACGAATCACCTCTTCCAATAAATCGTCATTAAATACAAAACGCCGGTCTTTCCAGGCCGTATAGGCTTTTACATCCACATTCCGGATTTCCGGGCCTTCCGAACTGTAATTCAACTGCTCCCCCGGCTGTAGTTTCCGGGAATAATTCCCCGCACACACTTCCACTTTTCCCTGCACCAAAGTGGCCTGCTGAGTTTCCGAAGGATAGGCTTTCACATTAAAGGAAGTCCCCAATACCTTGATATCCAATTGTCCCGCTTTTACCACAAAGGGCCGGGAAACATTTTTGGCCACCTCGAAATAGGCTTCCCCCGTCAGCATGACCTCCCTCACCTCATCGGCAAAAGCCACCGGATATTTCAGTTCCGTTTCGGCATTCAGCCACACCTGCGTGCCGTCGGCAAGAGTCAATTGGTATTCCCCTCCCCGCGGAACCGTAATTGTATTGTAAACCAGAAGAGGACCGACATGCTCAGCAGAATAATCCAATCGCTTCCCCTGCACACGAATGTCGGCGGTCCGTTCTTTCAATTGGGTTTCCAGACTGTCCGACAATACCACCTGCCGCCCGTCCGACAAAGTCAATACGGCTCCCGCCTTTCCCGGTTTTATCACCTCGGCAACCGGCAAATGCCCGTCCTGCTCCGTTCCGCTCTGCTCCCGCAACAAAAAAGCCAGCGCAACCCCGATAACCAACGTCCCCATGGCGGCAACCGCAGCCCAGCGTTTCCCGATACGCAACCGGTCGCTTTTCCGTTTACCGGCCACAAAACGGCGGTATCCCTCCCCAGCCTGAAACTGATGATGTTCTTTCCGGGCCTCCTCCAAAAATCCGGGCCGGACAAATTCCCGATACATCCGTTCATGCTCGTCGCTCTCGGCCATCCACCGCTCCAACTGTTCCCGCTCTTCGTCCGTGAGCACGCCGACTATCGACTTTTGTATCAAAACCGCTATCTGAAAAGGATAATCTGTCATCTCTTTGCTTTTTGTTTTTTATAAAAACACGACCTCGGGCAAAAAGTGTCAAAAAAAATGAGAAAATATTTTATAAAAGCAACTTTCTTTATGGAATGGCGTCAAAACGAAAAGTGGGGAGAAAAACCTTAAATCCGCAACTCCATTCCCGAAGTGCTACCTACATAAAGAGGAATGAACTTTTGATTCGTAAGACAGCCATTAAGTCCTCGCATCCGTTTCAATACGCATACCATTCCCTTACCCCATAAAGCGACTTGAGGCAATACGCAATTAGTGGCCATCAAGTGATGTAAATCATCCGGAAGAAGTTTTGAAGGCTTCTGCATATGCATGGTTATCGGTGTAGATGTTCAGCACATATTGCCTTGCAGTCTTAATCCACTTGGCAGGTACTGAAATGAATTTGAAGACAAACGTCTTGATACGGCTGGTTTCCTTAAGCCCGAACTTCTTCACTTCAATCCTTTGCATAATGGCCTTGTAGAAATTGCGTATCAGTGCCGTCAGGAGCAAGAACACAGTATTTTCCGCCATGAAGGATTTAGGCAGTCTGCCCCATCCAAACCCATTGTTCATGTCATCAAAGATGCGTTCCTTGCCACCACGCATGTTATAGAACTCTACGATGTCTCTCATGGATGATTCGTAATCGTTGGTCAGGATGCAGCGGTATGTATATTCCCCCTCCCACAGGTCCGGTCCACTGCCCATGCGTCTCTGTCTCTGGATTACCAGGCGATACGGTTTGCCCTTCCACTTCTCAACGAGAATGGAATTCAACTCAAACACAATGCCGTTTATCTCTTCCTTCTTCCACCCTCTGAGGGCGAAGATGTCATCATAGAGCGAGCAGCAGCGGTTGGCACGTATGTAGAATGTCCTGCAATGCTTCCTGACCTCATCCACAATGTCTTCAGAGCATGAGCCGCAGTCGGCCCTGAAGCGGTTGACTGTCAGCTTCTTTTCTTCAAGTCTCTCCAAAATCCTCTTCAGCGTGTCCTCCTGGTGAAAACGTACATTGGTGTTGCCGTCGCTGTTCTCTATGCCGACAATCATGTCGCCGATAACGGCCACACCGGGCCTGTAACCAAGAAATTTCTTGTACGTGGGCTTTGCATCGTACTTCTCCGTCTCAATGAACTGGTGGTCAAAGTCAACGTCATACTCCCCGCCCTCTTTCAACTGCCCTGTGGCCAACAGGCAATTCAGGAGCAATATGTTGAGTGTGTCTGCCGTATTGAAGTCATAGGACTTTCCGGCATCAGATATGTATGAGATGTTTTCCCGGGCCAGTTCGTTTATTGCCCTAAGGATGGTGTCGGCGCTACAGGTGCGGAGTGTGGGATGAAGGGAAAGATGACTCATCAAGTGGGTGGTGACATCCTCAACGCAAGAACCGCCGCAGAAGTAAACGCATAGGAGGGTGCGGATGATTTCGCTATATTGATAACCATAGAGTTTGCACCTCAACCCAAGTGTTGAATCTATTGTGGAGGAGAGAAGGGAGGAAAATTGCTCCATGATTGGAAATATGCCTCCAAAAGGAGTGAGTTTTTCGGATTTTATTGCTACCTTTGCCATGTCTGTTACGATTTTTCTTGTCTTTGGATTCGCAACACTAAGGTAAGTGAAAACTCTGACATGGCAAAAACCTGGGCAACAAAATGTTGCCCAGGAACTTATAAAAATAATTATCAATTATGTTGCGGAATTAAGGAAAAAATAAAAAGTAGGGAGAATATCATTCTTCATCTGTTTTTATTTCCTACTTTTGCATAAAATAGAATGTATCCTAACAAATTGAAACAGTCATTCGATGTCATCACAACACCCGGATTTTAAATGGATTGAACAATTGCACTTCGGAAACGAAGAAGCCTACCGGATTCTTTTCGATGAATATTACCAGATGCTGGGTGTATTCGCCATGAAATATGTAAAAGACAAAGAGGTGGCCGAAGACATTGTGCAGGATGTCATTACGGAACTATACAGCCGCCGTCTCCTGTTCGACACCCCCGTTGCCCTCAAATCGTTCCTGTTTCTGTCCGTAAAAAACAAGGCCCTCAATTTCCTGCGCCGTCAGCAGGCACAAGAACGCTACTTGAACAACAGGATGGAAGAAGAAAGTTTTTTTCTGAACAATATCATCCGCGAAGAGGTATATTATCACCTGCAGAAAATGATTGGGGAACTCTCCGATCCGGTACGGCAAATCTATGAACTGACCTTACAGGAACTCTCCAATGAAGAAATCGCCGAACAATTAGGCCTGTCCGTCGATTCCGTCAAAGCCCACAAGAAACGGGGGAAACAAATATTGAAGGAAAGGCTGAAAGGTTTAATGGCCTTCTGCCGGGCAATACGTAAGCTTATATATACCACAAATACCGTTGAAGGGTATCACCGTCAGATCCGTAAGGTAACAAAAAACAAGGGCGTATTCCCGTCGGATACAGCCCTTGAGAAACTGGTTTATCTTGCATACCGAAATATACGGAAGAAGTGGACCATGCCACTGGCTAACTGGGCTACAATCTCACAACAATTAGCCATAAAGTTTGGAGAGCGATTTAAATTATTGTAATTTTACGCTCGTCGGGACGGGTGGTTCCTCCCCTTGGCGCTGGCCGTTCCCCGACCGATGAGGTTTATAGAGAAAAATAATGCGTGACACAGTTTATTTTACACTACCAACTTGCCCTCGTTATGCTATTTTATATATCGTCGCAATCATCAAGATTTAGAAACTGATTAATAATATCTAAAGTCATTTTAGACAATGGTCTTCTAGATAATTGACTATTGTCTAAATAATTTCCCCATAGTATTCTCTCTATTGTTTCATCTGTTATTCCAATATTACGAAATGATATCTTTAAATCATTATAATATCCCTTTTGATATGCAACAGATTTCAATACTATTTCATGAGCATAATCCTTGTGTTTTTTATATAATTCATCCAAAGCGAAAGCCTGAATATTTGTTTTACACCTATCATCGGCTTTAAACTTAACTTCCCAATCTGCATTTCTTAATATGCAATTCAAAGGTGAATCAACCATTAATTTCCCATTATTCTCAAATCCCTCTATATAAGGATTAATTTCTATACATTCTTCTCCTTTTGCCTTATTGCACGTAGGACAACATGGAATAAGATTATAAAACGATAGGGCTAAATATGGATATTTACTTTTACTATAAAAATGATCAAACTGAGCACCAACTTTACGGTTATTATCTGTACCGAAAATATATTGTCGATTACAATATGGACAAACGCTTAAGTTTAAAGAATTAAGAACCAAGTGTAGAATTCCTTTTCTTACTCTTTCATATTGTCTAATCATATAGTTTCTAAAATACCTCCAATCTTCGGCGTCATAGTCTATGTCTGGAAACCGTAAGTTGAACGATTCTATTACTTTGATTAATTTTGAGGGTGGGCATAACACAATGTCATCTCTAAAATTTCGTTCGTTTAAAATATAAGACAAATACCGATTTCCCATTTTGAAATGTCTTTCCATTTTGATCACAGAGTCAGCATATTCACAACTAATGTGTTGTGTGTTGAAATCGTTAATTTTAATCATTGTTTATTGCTCTCCAATTTTGCCAATTCTTCTTTTAATAAAGTAACTCGTTTAACATTTGATAGTGTATCTCGTTTGTTATCATACTCTTGTAACAATATGTTGCGGATTATAGGTTCCCCTATCCTATAAATGTCTTCAAGAGTATGACTGTCAATCGTCCCGGACATTATTCGCATGTGCAGTGATTCTATTTTTTGTTTTGAAAATTCTCCAATAGGAATGCCATCCAAAAAGAAACTATTATTGTATAGAGTATGTATATTTGACGCAAATGTTTCTTTAAGGTTTATCCCATTGCACACTTTACAAGTTCCATCTTGTTTCTTGTCAACAAAGATAACATTCGTTCGTGGTATATCCGACAGTAATATTGGAGAGTGTGTGGTCATTATAATTTGAAATCTAACTTTTGGGAAATATAAATTCAGTAAATTTGTCAACAAACTGATGAACTTCTGTTGCCATTCAGGATGAAGTTGTAAGTCTGGTTCGTCAAGTAGTATGATTAATGTTTTGCCATCAAATTGATGACTATGTATAATCTTATTAATGGCAGCGTGATGTATTTCGCCTTGCTTACCCCAAATTACACCCATCAAACGTGATAAGAACGTATAAATAGTTCTTTCACCAGACGAAATACCTAAATTGATATCAACTTGAGCATTTGAGACATTATGCTCCATTGTTCCAAATGAAGCATAAGGAGCCATAGGTATTGAATTGTAGTAACAATACAAGGCATTTATAAATTCTTGAT from Butyricimonas virosa encodes the following:
- a CDS encoding thiol-activated cytolysin family protein, encoding MNLNNMRYLNVLLTLIVTCVFTISCSKEYCSINAEVNGIKLIKFPQETIGVMAGNTEQYNSFSRSLSFLKDSLWPGATGHTLIYETDEITSLQGLERYIYLGSLLKGGSLETQRYQVLTNRVEPITISYSFPAKFVVDEIGRPSLSAMRQSIVNTMNNNGMSGKQLVSFSYDINQFTYYDELKLTFASNINVASILNITVDAAKGKIAHKTGLIAKFIQKNFTVDMDIPLDGNLLLDNDTINLMEGFSPVYISSITYGRMGVITMESNYGYNEVRLAVKAAFDAKIVNGNISISNEYKKIIDESNIKIYMVGGDGSGIAESVEGFAAFKKYIIDGGYYSPEVPGVPIAFTASYLMDNSPVYTKFKINIPN
- a CDS encoding thiol-activated cytolysin family protein, whose protein sequence is MSVMKKILTFFMLLLILCACETRLTDNTDQDIFDFPKYREGVININTHNYMPSMAKEKIGVTNERSSDSEILSRVTEVLKDSLWKDDFGRTIYAQADESLILPNLQRYIFPGSLLRGNSISDCNYTPITATINPITVSVSFPAKTVVGTINHPSLSATRSFVNEVLQQEETVQQNASLNFSIDQFTSYDELRMAFGSNAKTSALFFGNSSSSSEKVHKISKKTGLYVRFVQRNFTIDMDIPSSGSLISGTLTANQTGGYSPVYAASVTYGRMGIMAIEWKIHSK
- the istB gene encoding IS21-like element helper ATPase IstB, which codes for MEMNQDTLEKMLGMNLKGMYYAFKTSLETHRTESMTTDQFVSWLVSSEWDDRRNRAVERAIRQASFRYKATIEEIDFSVERGLDKNLTLRLADLTFVRERKDLFITGSAGTGKSYLATAFGFQACQKGYKVLYANTSRLMGMLKVAKAKGTILQELKKIERLDMLILDDFGIQPFDSQGRMNLMDIIEDRHGKKSTIITSQVPVKDWYDVIGEKTIADAVLDRIVHQAIRIELFGESLRKCKSKK
- the istA gene encoding IS21 family transposase; translation: MPNKQLGMEKIRQVLRCYSQGHGTKSISSMLSVSRNTVKKYLQVFQRSGLDYEQMLSLPDQELSKLFHEKSRVKTESERLGELKSLLPEYCKRLKKKGVTREALHREYLSSHPDGYGRTRFYILIQQYIACSRPIMHLEHKAGDKMFIDFAGDKLSIIDLDTGEIIPVEVFVAILPCSQLTYVEAVMSQKKEDLIRASENALLYYQGVPSAIIPDNLKSAVTKSSKYEAILNEDFAAFAEHYGCTVIPARAYKPRDKALVEGAVKLIYRSIYPKIQEREFYDLDSLNAAIRVALELHNNTPLTGRKYSRREQFEEIERDSLRKLNPIRFELRHRYRATVMKNGHVRLGEDAHYYSVPCRYIGKKVILSYTSRQVCIYYGYELIATHTRNRARCRYTTLEEHLASHHRYITEWNPDKFIHEAAAIHPDVEAYIRRVMEEKKHPEQAYKSCQGILSFARRVGNTRLTNACRWATSYGLYNYPIIERILNNRQDEFPLEDSAGQETEMPSHENIRGKEYYQ
- a CDS encoding SusC/RagA family TonB-linked outer membrane protein — its product is MKKNRDLDIGSWPDIVWKMYLTMKICVCLLILGLSTVSARTHSQTRLTLDAKNKTLPEIFQEITRLSGYEFMYSSNELRHVGKVSVQVEDRDLSDILAECLKNTGLWYRLEDDVIVISPKLVAPQEAGKELTVTGTVKDKGGMPLPGVTILLKGTQLGGVTDADGKFRLTLPDNREHVLIFSFVGMKIKEIRVNDAKPLMVVMEEDATEMDEVVVTGIFKKARESYTGSVSTVTNEQLKLFRGQNLLQTLKNIDVSINLTEDNYSGSNPNTLPQINIRGNSSLPMSVSEYNALADNSVNTPLIIMDGFEIGLERLMDYNDEEIESINILKDAAATAIYGSRGANGVIVVVTKKPEAGKMRVNAEVGVNLEIPDLTSYDMLNAAEKLQLEWDLGLYNMDSPSSDMTYKNTYARRLREVVGGTDVDWLSKPLRVGSGMRYNLRLEGGSREFRWSISGAYNDTRGAMKDSYRSNFNGSITLMYSVKNLIFRNSTTYGLSRSSESKYGTFSDYVKQQPYNSPYDANGKLVKTFEHFSGSPGQTGEANPLYDATLNSFNKSGYTSLSNNFSVEWQVLKGLTLRGQVGISSTDNTSDYFLPAEHTFFQSAEYKTTDGFLRRGQYKYSTGKGNNYDGSINLAYSETFADKHQIYLGVDYSLRERNNRSYSFDAEGFMDEDVHFLASARQYQENGKPGGNQSTMRSMGLAANLNYIYNNRYYADFSLRVDGGKFTHICPLPSTLK
- a CDS encoding FecR family protein encodes the protein MTDYPFQIAVLIQKSIVGVLTDEEREQLERWMAESDEHERMYREFVRPGFLEEARKEHHQFQAGEGYRRFVAGKRKSDRLRIGKRWAAVAAMGTLVIGVALAFLLREQSGTEQDGHLPVAEVIKPGKAGAVLTLSDGRQVVLSDSLETQLKERTADIRVQGKRLDYSAEHVGPLLVYNTITVPRGGEYQLTLADGTQVWLNAETELKYPVAFADEVREVMLTGEAYFEVAKNVSRPFVVKAGQLDIKVLGTSFNVKAYPSETQQATLVQGKVEVCAGNYSRKLQPGEQLNYSSEGPEIRNVDVKAYTAWKDRRFVFNDDLLEEVIRKLGRWYDVEFILRDAEVREIRFTGNLPKYRNLDQVLNKLELTTHIRFVQDGRAIEVFAE
- a CDS encoding IS1380 family transposase, yielding MAKVAIKSEKLTPFGGIFPIMEQFSSLLSSTIDSTLGLRCKLYGYQYSEIIRTLLCVYFCGGSCVEDVTTHLMSHLSLHPTLRTCSADTILRAINELARENISYISDAGKSYDFNTADTLNILLLNCLLATGQLKEGGEYDVDFDHQFIETEKYDAKPTYKKFLGYRPGVAVIGDMIVGIENSDGNTNVRFHQEDTLKRILERLEEKKLTVNRFRADCGSCSEDIVDEVRKHCRTFYIRANRCCSLYDDIFALRGWKKEEINGIVFELNSILVEKWKGKPYRLVIQRQRRMGSGPDLWEGEYTYRCILTNDYESSMRDIVEFYNMRGGKERIFDDMNNGFGWGRLPKSFMAENTVFLLLTALIRNFYKAIMQRIEVKKFGLKETSRIKTFVFKFISVPAKWIKTARQYVLNIYTDNHAYAEAFKTSSG